ccaaacagtaaataaatacataaatatactAACATAGACAAGCCTACttgcccacttgcttaacgaacccaacgaataagttatcgatATTACGATCTATAGCCCGCAATACTGGCAACTCACAATTGTCCCGATAAGCAAGTAATAAATTCCCGggggtgcaatattaccatcttgcccTTCATTGGGAAATACACCTAAATCGTCTGATGAAAGTTTCGATCACGCTCACGCAGTACCATATCAGAGACAACATCAATAGCATACAATTTTGCTACATCGTAATCTTGATCATTCGAATACCTGTTTGTAATACTCATCTGTCAATCACGTTCCATGCGTAAAATCCCTATACCACAGCTCAAACTATACCATCGCCCAAACTAGAATAATAATTATCGTCATACGCAACATAAACAAAGATAGGTGTCCATCATTAACTTGCCAAAACTGTAAAACAACCAAAAGTAACATGTTCTCTAAGATCCAGATAGTTCATTTAGGTTGCCCGTTAGTCAGAGGGTGAAATGCCCATAACCTTtgcctgattgcttacctagcattgctcttgagtgctcatcttcaactgttgatAGGTCTTAAATTTCCTCAGCGAATACTTCAGGACatttgatatgatgttggctctttacactgaagctacCAAGTGTGGATGAGTCACAGAGAGGTGATGCTCTGAAAGACCATTTAAAGGCGAAAGGTTGCACACCACTTCTATTATgcaaaagaaacaagcagagaAGAATGCAGCACGATAAACTTGAGCCAATCATTGTAGCACGACGCCCTTCCCTGCATAACCGTATAATCCAGATAGAAGCAGTAAATTCAAACATTTGGTGCAAGTCTGGCATAAGAAActccaacccagttcaagatcaaagCTGTGGAAAGTCAACAAGCGCAATAAAATACGTGTCGATTCATCTACTACCAAAGCCAAAGATCATCTACCACGTGAAGCTCCTTatggtccaatttcattcaagatcaagcctcaatggcccttgaagaaatttcaaacaaaaattcaagaacaagccTCAATGGCATTTGAAGAAAACTttcagcccaattcaagatcaagcatcagcgacccttgaagaaatttccagtccatttcaagatcaagccttaaAAGCCCTTGGATCGACATcgttaagggacttcaaaacgcatctcctacacgtgacaagcacatgtatatGGCGCGCCTTGAAgtaggggcatttgtagacacccaaattttggtgaaataaatgttgaccaataattaaaatttcaacgttcacgtatcacataaattttacacgtATCATGTAACCCAACAAAAAATCGaacaaaatcagaaaagtcatcaaataggacatgtgtcaacacctggcagaaatgatttatttcatctgaatattatattcaaaagtaGGCCTTGAAAATTTCTATAACTAGaagccaatttcattcatttcacttgaccaattcacatcacaccaaaaccttgaagctttgaaactctaaagctctcaaataaatttcgaaggatcaagaaagccctcttcattcttcatcaaatcctccttcaagatcaagccccgatggcccttgaagaacttccaccaattcaagatcaagccccgattgcccttgaagaaagtgttcatcattcatcatccgttcatcctaagatcaagcctcaacggccctttggatcaacaacatcaacaaatccacacatccattcttcaaggttaagcccaaaagcccttgaagatctgttcatcaactgttcatcaagatcaTCCCCGAAggccttgaagatccattcatcttAAGATCAAgtcccgacggccctttggatcaacaacatcaacaaatttgcacaactgttcatccttagaccaAGCCTCAACTACCCTTTGGATCAATAACCCATCAACAAATCTACAcattacgaagatagaatcagaggatcaaattgtaaaagagattgtagccctaaaatcaatacaaaatattattttgtactcgtgtttttgtttcattcatCACAGGAATATTCGTGTTTACAATTTCCCTTACCTAGAAgaatctaatttccaattaaagagggaatctacatcaaaataggaaacaatacTATGTctcctaaagcaagaagatctctacacctattGCCCTCTCTTATGAGTAGCCCAATAGGTGTGGGGACATTTGTAGAGCCaaaaataaccaagaaaaatatggaggcgacacgtggattcttgggtgaaaaagataaaattaccctcaaggcacACCGGAACTCCCGCGTGCAAGAAGTAGACAATAAtggctcaatcaaggtcaaaggtgatcaaaataggtatttattcaaaacttatttcaTCAATCCTCCCCATAAGGTAATTCctatttattcttttcaaaataggattaattagctaattaattgattaattacccaattaattgattaattgtcTAATTGATtacaattacacccaaaaatcaCCATAAGTTGCCAAACccattttctccaaataggggcTGGCCCCATCCCTATAAATAGCCACCATTTCTCCCAAAAACCTAATTCtaattctcttgctaaattcttcaaatttctctaaacagtttctctctcaaatttcttCGGACAAAGCCCCCCctcccccattcatcgtgggtgcgtgaggctcttggccttgacatAAAGTGTTAATTGTTTAGCAAGTGCATTTTCGTCTAAAAAGAAGAAggcaaaaatttgcatccacaataatCATCAACATTTATACCTTCCAATCCTGACTCCTCAATAACTTAACGGGTATCAACGGCACCAATATTTCTGGGATTTATCTTCAGAAATTGACAATGCTAACTATGACCAATGgctgttgaaaaaaaaaaaaaaaactatgaccAATGACTTGCCAAACATGGCATAGGTATTATAGTCTTTGTGAGAATCAAGCGTCTCAATTaggatatattttttttttccctttgacCGCTATGAACTTAATTTTTTCACTTCCCTAGGCTTTTTTCCTGTGACAAACTTTCTATGGCACAGTTATTGTGTGTGTTTAAATAAATCTTTACCAATCTATGTTACGAACGGGTCAATTTGTACTTTCAATTCTTCCCCGAAGAATTTCTTGCCATACAAGCGAACACAAGAAATTGCGAATGGTTTTCAATCTAATCAttgtatgtttgtttttttttttttttcaatctgcACTCAAAACAAATTCTGCTCACAAATTGAGTTTGGATCCTCTGTTTACGTCAAATGGTGTGTTTGGAATAAAACTACTTTTCTTGGGACTTTTTATTAGaaatagaacacaaaaacataaAGTACAGAAATCCATGAATTAAAAATGTTTGCGGATATGGTCAACCATgcctatattatatatatatatatatatatatattaaaatttgcTATAGTAGACAAAGATTCTCTCCGTTCTTTTTTCTCCTctccttctcttcccttctattTAAATACGCAAGATATCATCtttgcagagagagaaagaagaaaaaaaaaattctagaagAGAAGGGAATGgaaaaagagagggagagaatccCATCCTATTGGCGCAAAATAGCCTACAGGCCGGCCTGCTTGCTAGACTTGGCAAGCATCTAGAAGAAATTGTTtgaaactataaaaaaaaaaactcaaacatTTGACATGGTCTATTAAGGGATGGAACTTGGTGTAGAACCTTGATGATGCTAGTTTGATGTCGAAATGAAAAATATAGGTCGAACATTTGTTTAAGTTGCAGGACGTTTCAGATAAAACCTTATTCCGCTTATCCACCTAGcgtaattaaattaactatgaaaaaaaacatGGACTGAAAATGGTTTGGGGATGAGGTGGTGGACTGACTTTATGCCGCCAATAGTTTCTTAGTTGTGCAATCAGTATGTAGGAATCATGTGAaaaaggcgaactccctagatTGTCAAAGTTTTGAAGCGACACTTCTGACAAATATAATTACGTGCGGAAATTACTAGATGGCTTAATCGTAGACGACCATTGTCTCGCACCAGCTGATTtccatttttgttttggaataATTATGGCATCTTTACTTAAcaggaaaaaagagaaataaggaACCGGGTAACTTAAAAATAGGACGGTAAGAAAGGAAAATCGAATTGAACTAGTTTCCTTGTTAGTTTTGTTCAACACAACAGTTGTTGGTATGAGAAACACTCAAATCAAACTATATAAAACATTGCAATCACAATCGGAcgcaattattataattaacgAGTAAACCAAATTTTGGGCACAGCCTTCCCTGGCTATAGCTATGGAAAATATAGCATTGTGGAACCAAACCACTTTTCATATTTGGCATGAAAATGATGgagaaaaaaacatatttggcaTCCAGCTGGCTACATCTAGCCTTCTCCCTTTTCCCCACACGCTGATTACCAACTACAATTCTTCATATTATCAAATATTGACTATTGAGAATGAAGAACCTTCCAGCACGCGCATGCAGTTTCAATGCTCCATAAATACCACAACTGAGATCACCCTTTTCCAATCAACTCAAAGCAGAACTTTGTCTTGCCTTTACACAAATCCTTAACAGCTTCTTCCTCTAAGACCAAGTACTTTGAGAAATGGCtgcttttttatcttcttccaGTTGTATTCTGCTATTTTCCCTCATGGTTACCTCTTTGATGGTTGCTTCTGCTGGAAACTTCTACCAGGATATTCAGGTTACATGGGGTGATGGCCACGGTAAGATACTAAACAACGGCGAGCTTCTTACTCTCTCACTTGACAAGTCCTCTGGCTCTGGCTTCCAATCCACAAATCAATATCTTTTTGGAAAAATTGATATGCAAATTAAGTTTGTTCCTGGTAACTCTGCAGGCACTGTCACTACCTATTACGTAAGTTACAATTTTCCGtcttgttaattttcatatatttcttagttcttttttttttttttttggctatcACATATTTGTTAGTTCCCCTACATATTGATAAACTAATTTATAGGCCCATGCATATGTCCCGCCAATATCACCAATAATGTCCCAACTTAATCACCTATTCTTAGttggagttttatcacaaaagacctaGGTGATATTAAGAGTGGAATATCCCCTATATAAGTTGTATTATATTTTGTCATATGCCGGATGTGGGACTCTATTCTCCACACATATTAGCTTATGTCGCTCAAGAGTTAGATTTCTAGGCTAAATCAAATTACTAATGCATGCACGAACCTTAACTTTTGTGTATGCTGCAGTTGCGCTCAGAAGGGTCTTCGTGGGATGAGATAGACTTTGAATTCTTGGGGAATCTTAGTGGCGACCCTTATATTGTTCATACCAATATATTCAGCCAAGGCAAAGGCAACAAAGAGCAGCAATTCTACCTCTGGTTCGACCCAACTGCTGATTTTCACACCTACTCTATCCTTTGGAATGCCCAACATATTGTGTAAGTGCTGAACCACACACACTCATgcttatttctcttttttttttcgactGAATAatccgtaaaaaaaaaaaaaaaaaaaaaaagaaaaaattctgtTAACAGTGTAACATGTGATGTTGTCGAGCAATAAATTTGAAACTGGCATATATAATATCGATTCCCCACTCCAATATATACGTTG
This Pyrus communis chromosome 6, drPyrComm1.1, whole genome shotgun sequence DNA region includes the following protein-coding sequences:
- the LOC137737771 gene encoding xyloglucan endotransglucosylase/hydrolase protein 24-like; this encodes MAAFLSSSSCILLFSLMVTSLMVASAGNFYQDIQVTWGDGHGKILNNGELLTLSLDKSSGSGFQSTNQYLFGKIDMQIKFVPGNSAGTVTTYYLRSEGSSWDEIDFEFLGNLSGDPYIVHTNIFSQGKGNKEQQFYLWFDPTADFHTYSILWNAQHIVLYVDGTPIREFKNLESIGVPYPKNQSMRIYSSLWNADDWATRGGLVKTDWSQAPFTASYRNFNADNACIWRSSGSTSCSSNSNSTSSVLLSQQLDSTSQERLQWVQKNYMVYNYCADTKRFPQGLPLECTASNTS